The genomic DNA TACCGCTCTCCCAACTGAGCTACTGCCCCGAAATCTCTCCTCAAACAACGTGTCGGGCTTTACCCCGTTGCAATGGGGTTATAGTCCGACCTACTTTATCAGTATAATAAATAAGCTGAATTCGGCAAGGATTTTTATTTGGGGGGATAATTATTGATTTTCTATTTCTTCTAATGCTTTCAGTATTTCAGCTTTGCCATGGGTCAATTTATGTTTTTCTAGTATATTGAATGCTTCATTAAGATATTTGAGTGTTGAGTCTTGATTACCTTTATACATATAAACTGAGCCAATACTACTTAAT from Candidatus Zixiibacteriota bacterium includes the following:
- a CDS encoding tetratricopeptide repeat protein, which gives rise to MANKNGEAGALGNIGTIYLLKGNLNNALKYFKQSFKIFQDIGYIKNEAMALSSIGSVYMYKGNQDSTLKYLNEAFNILEKHKLTHGKAEILKALEEIENQ